A genomic window from Salvia hispanica cultivar TCC Black 2014 chromosome 5, UniMelb_Shisp_WGS_1.0, whole genome shotgun sequence includes:
- the LOC125186566 gene encoding B3 domain-containing protein REM20-like, giving the protein MEELRIPPEFVANHGAELPFDCRLVMPKGRQWRVRLLRIASGCHFHAGWADFRIVNNIVHNDFLTFTMVDVGVFHVKRYKPNTGCPPLSDLQTVAEDDSDHSVEPDGDTEDDYEPSE; this is encoded by the exons ATGGAAGAGTTA CGGATTCCTCCTGAATTTGTGGCGAACCATGGAGCAGAACTCCCATTCGACTGTCGACTGGTGATGCCTAAGGGCCGGCAGTGGAGAGTGCGCCTACTTCGGATCGCAAGTGGGTGCCACTTCCACGCCGGATGGGCGGATTTTCGCATCGTTAACAACATTGTGCACAACGACTTTCTGACCTTCACAATGGTGGACGTGGGTGTGTTCCATGTGAAAAGGTACAAGCCGAATACCGGTTGCCCCCCTCTGAGTGATTTACAAA cGGTTGCTGAAGATGACTCTGATCATAGCGTCGAGCCCGATGGTGATACAGAGGATGACTACGAACCATCCGAATAG
- the LOC125187574 gene encoding putative nuclease HARBI1 isoform X2 yields MAREEGGPTSQGDRRGDDMTALLILLEEIISNFQINLLLISFILMLISPETRKRKRWDRLGPTRMLDSIPAHVKQLDRFVRVTDRSCIDNLRMDRNTFGRLCRILRDRVGLIDKKFVTLEEQVAMFLCVLSHHKKSRIVGYDFMRSSQTVSRYIHTVLRGVLTLHSLFLVKPKPIDDQCLDRRWNWFKGCLGALDGTYINVRVPIADAPRYRNRKGQITTNTLAVCDPQLQFIYVLSGWEGSAGDSRILRDAISSPLGLKVPKGFVTPYKGVRYHLKEWGPGRQAPQTPEELFNLRHTKARNVIERSFAVLKMRWGILRSASFYPIEVQSGLIIACFLLHNFIRSQLAVNPVEAELDKEAEDADENKNEYVDGDHISSVEPSASWNNKRDDLAREMWAERNNR; encoded by the exons ATGGCAAGGGAAGAGGGCGGCCCTACGAGTCAG GGGGACCGTCGGGGTGATGATATGACAGCCTTGTTGATTTTGCTGGAGGAAATAATAagcaattttcaaataaacttGCTGCTTATATCTTTCATACTAATGCTCATTAGCCCTGAAACCCGAAAGCGCAAACGATGGGACAGACTTGGCCCCACGCGGATGCTCGATTCAATTCCAGCTCATGTGAAGCAGCTGGATAGGTTTGTGCGGGTCACAGATCGTTCATGTATAGATAATTTAAGGATGGACAGAAACACATTCGGCCGTCTATGTCGTATTCTCCGTGATCGTGTTGGTTTAATTGACAAGAAATTCGTGACTTTAGAAGAACAAGTTGCCATGTTCTTATGTGTTTTATCACACCATAAGAAATCTCGTATAGTTGGTTATGATTTCATGCGGTCCTCCCAAACTGTGTCCAGATACATACATACTGTGCTTCGTGGTGTGCTTACGCTTCACAGTCTGTTTTTGGTGAAGCCCAAACCTATAGACGATCAATGTTTGGATCGGCGATGGAATTGGTTTAAG GGGTGTCTAGGAGCATTAGATGGAACGTATATTAATGTACGAGTGCCTATTGCCGATGCCCCCCGTTATCGAAATCGGAAGGGTCAAATCACAACAAACACACTAGCCGTGTGTGATCCACAGCTTCAGTTCATTTACGTCCTATCTGGTTGGGAAGGATCTGCAGGCGATTCAAGGATTTTACGAGATGCAATAAGTAGCCCACTCGGTCTCAAAGTGCCTAAAG GCTTTGTGACACCATATAAAGGAGTTCGTTATCATCTGAAGGAATGGGGCCCAGGTAGACAAGCACCCCAGACACCGGAAGAGCTGTTCAATTTAAGACACACAAAGGCCAGGAATGTCATTGAACGATCTTTTGCTGTTCTGAAGATGCGTTGGGGTATTCTAAGATCTGCAAGTTTCTACCCGATCGAGGTGCAGTCTGGGCTTATTATCGCGTGTTTCTTGTTACACAATTTCATACGAAGTCAACTGGCGGTTAATCCAGTTGAGGCGGAATTGGATAAAGAAGCCGAAGATGCGGATGAAAATAAGAACGAATATGTGGATGGTGATCATATTAGTAGCGTTGAACCTTCAGCATCATGGAACAACAAAAGAGATGATCTTGCAAGAGAAATGTGGGCCGAGAGAAACAATAGGTAA
- the LOC125187574 gene encoding putative nuclease HARBI1 isoform X1: protein MAREEGGPTSQGDRRGDDMTALLILLEEIISNFQINLLLISFILMLISPETRKRKRWDRLGPTRMLDSIPAHVKQLDRFVRVTDRSCIDNLRMDRNTFGRLCRILRDRVGLIDKKFVTLEEQVAMFLCVLSHHKKSRIVGYDFMRSSQTVSRYIHTVLRGVLTLHSLFLVKPKPIDDQCLDRRWNWFKGCLGALDGTYINVRVPIADAPRYRNRKGQITTNTLAVCDPQLQFIYVLSGWEGSAGDSRILRDAISSPLGLKVPKGCYYLCDNAYANAEGFVTPYKGVRYHLKEWGPGRQAPQTPEELFNLRHTKARNVIERSFAVLKMRWGILRSASFYPIEVQSGLIIACFLLHNFIRSQLAVNPVEAELDKEAEDADENKNEYVDGDHISSVEPSASWNNKRDDLAREMWAERNNR, encoded by the exons ATGGCAAGGGAAGAGGGCGGCCCTACGAGTCAG GGGGACCGTCGGGGTGATGATATGACAGCCTTGTTGATTTTGCTGGAGGAAATAATAagcaattttcaaataaacttGCTGCTTATATCTTTCATACTAATGCTCATTAGCCCTGAAACCCGAAAGCGCAAACGATGGGACAGACTTGGCCCCACGCGGATGCTCGATTCAATTCCAGCTCATGTGAAGCAGCTGGATAGGTTTGTGCGGGTCACAGATCGTTCATGTATAGATAATTTAAGGATGGACAGAAACACATTCGGCCGTCTATGTCGTATTCTCCGTGATCGTGTTGGTTTAATTGACAAGAAATTCGTGACTTTAGAAGAACAAGTTGCCATGTTCTTATGTGTTTTATCACACCATAAGAAATCTCGTATAGTTGGTTATGATTTCATGCGGTCCTCCCAAACTGTGTCCAGATACATACATACTGTGCTTCGTGGTGTGCTTACGCTTCACAGTCTGTTTTTGGTGAAGCCCAAACCTATAGACGATCAATGTTTGGATCGGCGATGGAATTGGTTTAAG GGGTGTCTAGGAGCATTAGATGGAACGTATATTAATGTACGAGTGCCTATTGCCGATGCCCCCCGTTATCGAAATCGGAAGGGTCAAATCACAACAAACACACTAGCCGTGTGTGATCCACAGCTTCAGTTCATTTACGTCCTATCTGGTTGGGAAGGATCTGCAGGCGATTCAAGGATTTTACGAGATGCAATAAGTAGCCCACTCGGTCTCAAAGTGCCTAAAGG tTGCTACTACCTTTGTGACAATGCATATGCAAATGCTGAAGGCTTTGTGACACCATATAAAGGAGTTCGTTATCATCTGAAGGAATGGGGCCCAGGTAGACAAGCACCCCAGACACCGGAAGAGCTGTTCAATTTAAGACACACAAAGGCCAGGAATGTCATTGAACGATCTTTTGCTGTTCTGAAGATGCGTTGGGGTATTCTAAGATCTGCAAGTTTCTACCCGATCGAGGTGCAGTCTGGGCTTATTATCGCGTGTTTCTTGTTACACAATTTCATACGAAGTCAACTGGCGGTTAATCCAGTTGAGGCGGAATTGGATAAAGAAGCCGAAGATGCGGATGAAAATAAGAACGAATATGTGGATGGTGATCATATTAGTAGCGTTGAACCTTCAGCATCATGGAACAACAAAAGAGATGATCTTGCAAGAGAAATGTGGGCCGAGAGAAACAATAGGTAA
- the LOC125187575 gene encoding protein RADIALIS-like 3 has translation MASGSLSAHRSSSWTQQENKLFEKALARFDTETPDRWQNVARAVGGGKSAEEVKRHYEILIEDLCRIDSGYVPIPKYKKNSN, from the coding sequence ATGGCATCCGGTTCACTAAGCGCTCACCGGTCCAGTTCATGGACGCAACAAGAGAACAAGCTTTTCGAGAAGGCGTTGGCCCGGTTCGACACTGAAACTCCGGACCGGTGGCAGAACGTGGCCCGGGCCGTGGGTGGTGGGAAATCGGCGGAGGAGGTGAAGCGCCACTACGAGATTCTCATAGAGGATCTTTGCCGCATCGATTCCGGCTACGTTCCCATTCCCAAGTATAAGAAAAACTCCAATTGA
- the LOC125186316 gene encoding protein RADIALIS-like 5, with the protein MASSSLSSHRSGTWTQQENKLFEKALARFDTETPDRWQNVARAVGGGKSAEEVKRHYEILIEDLCRIESGFVPIPKYKKSSN; encoded by the coding sequence atggcGTCGAGTTCACTAAGCTCACACCGGTCCGGTACATGGACCCAACAAGAGAACAAGCTATTTGAGAAGGCATTGGCCCGGTTCGACACTGAAACTCCTGACCGGTGGCAAAACGTGGCCCGGGCCGTTGGAGGCGGGAAATCGGCTGAGGAGGTGAAGCGCCACTATGAGATTCTGATAGAGGATCTCTGCCGCATCGAATCCGGCTTTGTTCCCATTCCCAAGTATAAGAAATCCTCCAATTGA
- the LOC125186318 gene encoding transcription factor RADIALIS-like, with protein sequence MASTSISHSGNSSKWSAQENKAFEKALAIYDQDTSDRWVNVARAIGGRTPEEVKRHYDILVEDIKYIESGKVPFPNYRTTR encoded by the coding sequence ATGGCCTCGACCTCAATCTCGCACTCGGGCAATAGCAGCAAATGGTCTGCCCAAGAAAACAAGGCCTTCGAGAAGGCTTTGGCCATTTATGACCAAGATACCTCTGACCGTTGGGTTAACGTTGCCCGGGCCATTGGGGGTCGGACGCCAGAGGAGGTGAAGAGGCATTATGACATCCTTGTTGAGGATATCAAATACATTGAGAGTGGGAAAGTCCCATTCCCAAACTATCGAACCACAAGATGA
- the LOC125186317 gene encoding protein RADIALIS-like 1 — protein MASSSLSSHRSGTWTQQENKLFEKALARFDTETPDRWQNVARAVGGGKTAEEVKRHYEILIEDLCRIESGYVPIPKYKKSSN, from the coding sequence atggcGTCGAGTTCACTAAGCTCACACCGGTCCGGTACATGGACCCAACAAGAGAACAAGCTATTTGAGAAGGCATTGGCCCGGTTCGACACTGAAACTCCTGACCGGTGGCAAAATGTAGCCCGGGCTGTCGGAGGCGGGAAAACGGCGGAGGAGGTGAAGCGCCACTATGAGATTCTGATAGAGGATCTCTGTCGCATCGAATCCGGCTATGTTCCCATTCCTAAGTATAAGAAATCCTCCAATTGA